In the Flagellimonas sp. HMM57 genome, one interval contains:
- a CDS encoding tryptophan 2,3-dioxygenase family protein, whose translation MKHDERIESQINKLEEKFKDSGQDLSSYLDGLLYQRYLTYWDYIHLDTLLSIQVPRTHFPDEEIFIMYHQITELYFKLILHEQKQIVEDKSQNLDFFVEKANRINSYFQALISSFKIMINGMQREQFLRYRMALLPASGFQSAQYRMIEIYATSLENLVHHTERDSFSAKNNIEELFEHIYWKKGATDIVTGEKTLTLKQFEFRYTPRLLRISNEVKNSTIYDKYLQLPAASRENETLISALKDLDVNANVNWPLMHMGSAYRYLAKEGKNVDATGGTNWKAYLPPSFQKIIFFPTLHSEEERNMWGKQWVDHIFNPTNT comes from the coding sequence GAATCCCAAATCAATAAGCTTGAAGAGAAGTTCAAAGATTCTGGTCAAGACTTAAGCTCTTATCTCGATGGGCTTCTTTATCAGAGGTATCTTACCTATTGGGACTACATCCATTTAGATACCTTGCTTAGTATCCAAGTCCCAAGGACACACTTTCCAGATGAAGAGATATTCATCATGTACCATCAGATTACGGAACTGTATTTTAAGCTTATCCTGCACGAGCAAAAGCAAATTGTTGAGGATAAATCACAGAACCTCGATTTCTTTGTAGAAAAGGCAAATCGCATCAACAGTTACTTCCAAGCATTGATATCTTCATTTAAGATTATGATCAATGGAATGCAACGGGAACAGTTTTTGCGTTACCGTATGGCACTCCTACCTGCCAGCGGTTTTCAATCGGCGCAATACCGAATGATTGAGATTTATGCAACATCTTTGGAAAATTTGGTACATCATACAGAACGGGATTCCTTTTCCGCAAAAAATAACATTGAAGAACTTTTTGAACATATCTATTGGAAAAAAGGGGCTACCGATATTGTTACCGGAGAAAAGACATTGACACTCAAACAATTTGAGTTTCGATATACCCCTAGACTCTTACGGATATCCAATGAAGTCAAAAACAGTACTATTTATGACAAGTACCTTCAACTGCCTGCAGCATCAAGAGAAAATGAAACGCTAATAAGCGCTTTAAAAGACTTGGATGTTAACGCTAACGTTAATTGGCCATTGATGCACATGGGTTCAGCATATAGATATTTAGCCAAAGAAGGAAAGAATGTAGATGCTACTGGTGGTACCAATTGGAAAGCTTATTTGCCACCTAGTTTTCAGAAAATAATTTTTTTCCCAACTTTGCACTCAGAAGAGGAAAGAAATATGTGGGGGAAACAGTGGGTAGACCATATATTTAATCCAACGAATACGTAA
- a CDS encoding peptidoglycan DD-metalloendopeptidase family protein — protein sequence MQKFFGALLALLIVVSCKEEKVLVQDTAPEEPLEKQVVKHFGFNLEEFNVVHDTVRNGDSFGELMLKNKVDYPKIYNISENFKDTFDVRKIMVGKPYVILKSKDTSEVAEVFIYQNDRINYTVVDLRDSVRAYKSKKKVKYVEREASGIIETSLSEAILDQGIDYNITLNLSEIYAWSIDFFRLEKGDKFKVIYKERYINDSIYAGAEPIEAAFFEHKGKPIYAFAYEADSLKQMTDYFDEEANNLRSTFLKAPIKFGYRLSSRYNLKRRIAYYGYKVRPHKGTDYAAPIGTPIIATADGTVTESRRRGGNGKYVKIRHNGTYSTQYLHMRNQKVKKGEFVRQGDVIGWVGMTGNTGGPHVCYRFWKNGSQVDPLREKLPAAEPIADSLRTDYIATITPLKAQLDCIEFMTPNPEPKENLITLNK from the coding sequence ATGCAGAAATTTTTTGGGGCACTGTTGGCACTTTTGATTGTAGTGTCATGTAAAGAAGAAAAAGTATTGGTGCAGGACACGGCGCCAGAAGAACCACTTGAAAAACAAGTTGTAAAGCACTTTGGATTTAATTTAGAGGAGTTCAATGTGGTCCACGATACTGTACGCAACGGAGATAGTTTTGGGGAGCTGATGCTAAAGAACAAAGTGGACTACCCCAAAATTTATAATATATCTGAAAATTTTAAGGATACCTTCGATGTTCGAAAAATAATGGTCGGCAAGCCATATGTGATTTTAAAGTCGAAGGACACATCAGAAGTTGCAGAAGTATTCATTTACCAAAATGATCGTATCAACTATACCGTAGTGGACTTGAGGGATAGCGTACGTGCATACAAGAGTAAAAAGAAAGTAAAGTATGTAGAACGTGAAGCTTCGGGAATCATAGAGACATCATTGTCAGAAGCAATTTTAGATCAGGGCATAGATTACAATATTACGTTGAACCTTTCCGAGATATACGCGTGGAGCATTGATTTCTTTAGATTGGAAAAAGGTGATAAATTCAAGGTAATCTATAAGGAACGCTATATCAATGATTCCATTTATGCAGGCGCAGAACCTATCGAGGCAGCTTTTTTTGAACATAAGGGGAAACCAATTTACGCCTTTGCTTATGAAGCGGATTCCCTAAAACAAATGACGGACTACTTTGATGAAGAAGCCAATAACCTACGAAGTACATTTTTAAAAGCTCCAATAAAATTTGGGTATCGATTATCATCCAGATATAACTTAAAACGAAGAATTGCATATTATGGATACAAGGTGCGACCGCACAAAGGAACGGATTATGCCGCGCCAATAGGTACTCCCATCATTGCCACCGCAGATGGAACCGTGACAGAATCAAGAAGAAGGGGCGGTAATGGCAAATATGTAAAGATCAGACATAACGGTACCTACAGCACTCAGTACCTGCACATGAGGAATCAGAAAGTGAAAAAAGGAGAGTTTGTTAGGCAAGGTGACGTAATAGGATGGGTAGGAATGACAGGAAATACAGGTGGACCCCATGTCTGTTACAGATTCTGGAAAAACGGCAGCCAAGTAGACCCGTTACGAGAAAAGTTGCCAGCGGCCGAACCTATTGCAGATTCCCTTAGAACGGATTATATAGCGACCATTACCCCTCTTAAAGCACAATTGGACTGTATCGAGTTCATGACTCCAAATCCAGAACCCAAAGAAAATTTGATAACACTTAACAAATAA